The Mycobacteriales bacterium genomic sequence GAGTGCTCGGAGAGCGTCTCGTCGATCAGTGCGAGGTTGCCGGTGACGCCCTCGACGAGGTCCACCGCGTACTCCGGGATCGGCGGGTCGGCCTGGGACAGCCGCTCCGCCAGCGTGGTCACCGGGTCGGCGCCACGCACGTCGGACTCGTAGAGGACGTCCACGGCCCGCTTGCGGGCCTTGCTCCGAGCGGCCATCAGGAGCGGCCGAGGTAACGCCCGTCGCGGGTGTCCACCTTGACCTTCTCGCCGGTGGTGACGAACAGCGGGACCTGGATCGTCGCCCCGGTCTCCAGCGTGGCCGGCTTGGTGCCGCCGGTGGAGCGGTCGCCCTGCAGGCCCGGGTCGGTCTGCGCGATGACCAGCTCGACGCTGGTCGGCAGCTCCACGTACAGCGCGACGCCCTCATGCATGGCCACCATGGCCTCGGTGTTCTCCAGCAGGTAGCCGGCGCCGTCGGCGACCGTCGCGGCCGGCACCTGGACCTGCTCGTACGTGTCGCCGTCCATGAAGACGAAGTCCTCGCCCTCGCGGTAGAGGAACGTCATCGAGCGCTTGTCGACGGTCGCGGTCTCCACCTTGGTGCCGGCGTTGAACGTGCGGTCGACGACCTTGCCGGAGAGCACGTTCTTCAGCGTGGTGCGCACGAAGGCGCCGCCCTTGCCGGGCTTGACGTGCTGGAACTGGACGACGGCCCAGAGCTGGCCGTCCAGGTCGAGCACGAGTCCGTTCTTCAGGTCGTTCGTGGTGGCCACGCCGATGCTCTCCGCACGCTCAGGGGACTTGACGGTTTCCTGGTCGTTCCGCCGGTCAGGGGACTGGATGCTTCTAGAGGACCGTGAGGTCCTTGGACGACAGCGTCAGCAGCGCCGGCTCGGTGCCCTCGCGGACGATGAGGGTGTCCTCGATGCGGACGCCCCCGCGGTCAGGGAGGT encodes the following:
- the efp gene encoding elongation factor P — translated: MATTNDLKNGLVLDLDGQLWAVVQFQHVKPGKGGAFVRTTLKNVLSGKVVDRTFNAGTKVETATVDKRSMTFLYREGEDFVFMDGDTYEQVQVPAATVADGAGYLLENTEAMVAMHEGVALYVELPTSVELVIAQTDPGLQGDRSTGGTKPATLETGATIQVPLFVTTGEKVKVDTRDGRYLGRS